The stretch of DNA ACTGACGCGCGCCCTCGATCTGGGCGTCGATGTCATCGGCGGCATTCCCCATTTTGAACGCACCATGGATGATGGTGCTGAGTCGGTGCGTCAACTGTGTGAACTGGCGGCCAAACGCGGTCTGATGGTCGATATGCACTGCGACGAATCCGATGATCCGTTGTCGCGTCACATCGAGAGTCTGGCCTATCACACCCAGCGCTGTGGTTTGCAGGGGCGGGTGACCGGTTCCCACCTGACCTCCATGCACAGCATGGACAATTATTATGTCAGTAAATTATTGCCGCTGATGGCCGAGGCGCGGATCAATGCCATCTGTAATCCCTTGGTCAACATGGTGCTGCAGGGACGTCACGATACTTATCCGAAGCGGCGCGGCCTGACACGGGTCAAGGAGATGCTGGCCGCCGGAATCAATGTCGCTCTGGGGCACGATGACATAGTCGACCCGTGGTATCCCCTCGGCAGCCACGACATGCTCGAAGTGGCGCACATGGGCGTGCATGCCCTGCACATGAGTGGTACCACTGAAATGGAGCAACTGTTTGGCGCGGTTACCCGCAACGCGGCACGCATTCTCAACCTTGAAGGTTATGGCCTGGAGCCGGGATGTTATGCCGACATGGTAGTTTTGCAGGCGCCTGATCCCATTGAGGCTCTACGCCTGCGGGCCACCCGCCTTAAAGTCATTCGCCGTGGCCGGGTGATTGCTGAAAGCGCCCCGCAGTGTTCGCATCTGCACCTCGGCGACACGACGCTGGGTGTGGATTTTTCCCTCTGATTTTTTTAAACGACAGGATTGATCAATGACAAAGATGTCTCGATACATACTGGTGTGCCTGCTGCTCCTGACCTGGAGCAGTGTTGTTTTTGCCGCTCAACCGGCTCTGGTACAGATTTCGACGATTGATGCCTTACTCGGCGGCATGTATGACGGTGTGACGACCATTGGAGATCTGAAGCAGCACGGTGATCTCGGCATTGGCACCTTTGATGGCCTCGATGGTGAGATGGTGGTGGTCGATGGCCAGGTGTTTCGTGTGCCTGCGGATGGCCACGTGATGCCGGTCAGTGATAACGAGACGACACCGTTTGCCTCGGTAACCCGTTTTGCGCCGACGCGACACCTGTCGCTCGAACAGGGCACTGATCTTGCCGCTTTCACAGCGCAGATGGATAAGATCATGGGTTCACCTAACCTGTTTTGTGCGTTCAAGGTCGAGGGGCTGTTCAAACATGTGCG from Desulfuromonas acetoxidans DSM 684 encodes:
- a CDS encoding amidohydrolase family protein; its protein translation is MVDLLVKRARTVGRNDLVDIACRDGRIVEVGPDLAITATQEIDAAGQLVTPPFVDSHFHMDATLALHDQQRRNVSGTLLEGIALWGDLKPEQTVERISERAMKLLSWSIARGTLAIRSHVDICDPQLRAVEALVAVREQIKPYVDLQLVAFPQDGYLRDPKAKAQLTRALDLGVDVIGGIPHFERTMDDGAESVRQLCELAAKRGLMVDMHCDESDDPLSRHIESLAYHTQRCGLQGRVTGSHLTSMHSMDNYYVSKLLPLMAEARINAICNPLVNMVLQGRHDTYPKRRGLTRVKEMLAAGINVALGHDDIVDPWYPLGSHDMLEVAHMGVHALHMSGTTEMEQLFGAVTRNAARILNLEGYGLEPGCYADMVVLQAPDPIEALRLRATRLKVIRRGRVIAESAPQCSHLHLGDTTLGVDFSL
- the budA gene encoding acetolactate decarboxylase, translating into MTKMSRYILVCLLLLTWSSVVFAAQPALVQISTIDALLGGMYDGVTTIGDLKQHGDLGIGTFDGLDGEMVVVDGQVFRVPADGHVMPVSDNETTPFASVTRFAPTRHLSLEQGTDLAAFTAQMDKIMGSPNLFCAFKVEGLFKHVRTRSVPKQNKPYPPLVEVVKHQPVFEMDNVRGVLVGFYCPPFVKGVNVPGYHLHFLSADQQQGGHVLAFDVEQATVALQPLHRFTLLLPQGGDFSTMDLERDRGAELEKVEK